Within Dysosmobacter sp. Marseille-Q4140, the genomic segment GGCGTTCTGGTGGCCTACTTCTCCGCCACCGGCAACACCGAAGGCATTGCCCAGCATCTCCAGAGCATCCTGGATGCCGACCTCTATGAGATCGTTCCGGAAGTGCCGTACACCGACGAAGATCTCAATTACAGCAATGACAACTGCCGCGCCAACCAGGAGCAAAATGATCCTGCCGCCCGGCCCGCCATCACTGGTACTCTGGAACATCCGGAGAACTACAATGTGGTGTTTCTGGGCTACCCCATCTGGTGGGGGCAGGCCCCCAAGGTGATTTACACCTTCCTGGAGAGCTGTGACTTCGGCGACGCCACTATCGTTCCCTTCTGCACCTCCGGCTCCAGCGGTATCGGCTCCAGTGCCGACGGCCTGCAGGAACTGACGGAAAACGCTCGGTGGCTGGATGGCCAGCGGTTCAGCGGCAGTGTGTCCCAGAACACTGTGGCTTCCTGGGTGCAGGGACTGGATCTCCCCGAATCTTCTCCGGTATAAGAGCGGCCATGATGTTCAGAGCTTGAGGTTTTCCAGCCTGGGCATGTGCTGCATCGGCCACGGCAGCGGCGAGGCAGTTTTTGCCAAAGTTGAGAATCTGCTGAAAATATGATATACTACCGCCGTATATGGAGCAGAATCAACTTTTGCCTGGCATTTCGAATGACACAACCTTATCAGTGAACCATGTAAAAGTTGACAGCTGGAGATAAAAAGCAAGAGCCGGAACTACAGGGGGA encodes:
- a CDS encoding flavodoxin, with product MKRLFTILITLTLLLGLTACGQVETQSNPGQSQTQQEGTSSKEESSTPNQSTPPAFSTPEAGESDVETPEDGVLVAYFSATGNTEGIAQHLQSILDADLYEIVPEVPYTDEDLNYSNDNCRANQEQNDPAARPAITGTLEHPENYNVVFLGYPIWWGQAPKVIYTFLESCDFGDATIVPFCTSGSSGIGSSADGLQELTENARWLDGQRFSGSVSQNTVASWVQGLDLPESSPV